One Vitis vinifera cultivar Pinot Noir 40024 chromosome 8, ASM3070453v1 genomic window carries:
- the LOC100255586 gene encoding pentatricopeptide repeat-containing protein DOT4, chloroplastic, translated as MDVLSSTQSQSIFVKQKSTNATHCKNPSNLRSHVRMSQKSIDFGLTHQLFDEIPVSNTFAWNNLIQTHLTNGDSDRVVSTYRQMLLRGVRPDKHTIPRILTAARHTSSFSFGKQVHGHALKLGLSSESYVISALLEMYGRLDGANAAKLVFCKSARRNSVSWTLISRLYIMEDKPGLAVDMFKQMVESKSEIDPLALVTAIVACGMLKSLQEGRYVHEIAKKCGLEADVLVSNSLLKMYIDCGSIKDARAVFDRMPSKDVISWTEIFRGYVKNGGFNEGLKLFRQMSMEGVKPDSLAISSILPACGRGAAHKQGKEIHAYLLRNGIDLNVTVQNAVLDMYVKSGFIESAAKIFAGMKDRDAISWTVMILGYSLHGQGELGVDLFRKMEKNSSVEIDQIAYAAALHACTTARLVEQGRFYFNCITAPKSRHYALMVALLSRVGLFDEARVFMEEHKLEGHVEVLRALLDGCRIHHNMRTAKRVIEQLCDLQTLNADNYVLLSNWYSSFAKWDMVNELRETIRDMGLKPRKAYSWIEFRNKIHVFGTGDVSHPRSEKIYWELHSLMKKIEEEGTRLNLDFSLHDVDEERECVPIGHSELLATSFGLISTQAGATIRVTKNLRMCGNCHDSAKAISKIVEREIIIKDPSCFHHFKDGFCSCGDFW; from the coding sequence ATGGATGTGCTTTCATCCACACAATCACAAAGTATATTCGTCAAACAGAAATCAACAAATGCAACCCACTGCAAGAATCCCTCTAATCTTCGAAGTCATGTTCGCATGTCGCAGAAATCTATTGATTTTGGTCTCACCCACCAATTGTTCGATGAAATTCCTGTTTCAAATACCTTTGCTTGGAACAATCTAATCCAGACCCATCTCACCAATGGGGATTCCGACCGCGTCGTCTCCACCTATCGGCAAATGCTGCTCCGTGGTGTTCGTCCCGATAAGCATACTATCCCACGCATTTTGACTGCTGCTCGCCATACTAGTAGCTTCTCCTTTGGGAAGCAGGTTCATGGGCATGCCCTGAAGCTGGGGCTCTCTTCTGAGAGTTATGTGATTAGTGCTCTACTGGAAATGTACGGGCGTCTTGATGGAGCTAATGCCGCAAAGTTGGTGTTTTGTAAGTCTGCCAGGAGAAATTCTGTGTCTTGGACTCTAATATCAAGGCTGTATATCATGGAAGATAAACCTGGTTTAGCTGTTGATATGTTCAAACAGATGGTGGAGTCTAAGTCTGAGATTGATCCACTGGCGTTGGTGACTGCAATTGTCGCTTGTGGGATGTTAAAGTCGCTGCAGGAGGGGAGGTATGTGCATGAGATTGCGAAGAAATGTGGACTAGAGGCTGATGTTTTGGTAAGTAATTCGCTCTTGAAGATGTATATTGATTGCGGAAGTATCAAAGATGCTCGAGCAGTTTTTGATCGTATGCCGTCAAAAGATGTCATCTCCTGGACCGAAATTTTCCGCGGGTATGTCAAGAATGGCGGATTCAATGAGGGTCTCAAGTTGTTCAGGCAGATGAGCATGGAGGGGGTAAAACCCGACTCACTCGCTATCTCTAGCATTCTCCCAGCCTGTGGGAGGGGAGCAGCTCATAAGCAGGGAAAAGAAATTCATGCATATTTGCTTAGAAATGGGATTGACTTGAATGTAACAGTCCAAAATGCTGTTTTAGATATGTATGTGAAATCAGGATTCATTGAATCTGCAGCAAAGATTTTTGCTGGTATGAAGGACAGAGATGCCATTTCATGGACTGTGATGATCCTAGGCTATAGCTTACATGGCCAAGGAGAGCTTGGGGTTGACCTGTTTCGCAAAATGGAGAAAAACTCAAGTGTAGAAATCGATCAAATCGCATATGCTGCTGCCCTCCATGCCTGTACCACTGCCCGCCTGGTCGAGCAAGGGAGGTTCTATTTCAACTGCATTACAGCACCTAAGAGCAGACACTATGCTTTAATGGTTGCTCTTCTATCTCGTGTGGGGCTCTTCGATGAGGCCCGGGTTTTTATGGAGGAGCACAAGCTTGAAGGCCATGTAGAGGTTCTAAGAGCATTGTTGGATGGGTGCAGGATACACCACAACATGCGGACTGCCAAACGAGTCATTGAGCAGCTCTGTGATTTGCAAACTCTCAATGCTGACAACTATGTTCTACTCTCAAACTGGTACTCAAGCTTTGCCAAATGGGACATGGTAAATGAACTGAGAGAAACCATTAGAGATATGGGGCTGAAGCCTAGAAAAGCCTATAGTTGGATAGAGTTTAGAAACAAAATTCATGTGTTTGGAACAGGGGATGTATCCCATCCAAGATCAGAGAAGATATACTGGGAACTGCACAGTTTGATGAAGAAAATTGAAGAGGAAGGAACTAGGTTAAATTTGGATTTCAGTCTCCACGACGTTGATGAAGAACGAGAATGTGTACCAATTGGACACAGTGAGTTATTGGCTACATCTTTTGGGCTAATCAGTACACAAGCAGGGGCAACGATTCGTGTGACGAAAAATCTTCGTATGTGTGGGAACTGCCATGACTCTGCAAAAGCAATCTCCAAGATAGTAGAAAGAGAGATCATAATCAAGGACCCAAGTTGTTTTCACCATTTTAAAGACGGGTTTTGTTCTTGCGGTGATTTTTGGTGA
- the LOC100264133 gene encoding probable glycosyltransferase STELLO2: protein MLVQDRSTPKSPKTHIRALHSLHPDRFTEPKNLDFSTWFSENLYKIVTISLLIATVAALFFLRNVADTAALVSYETQAKSLEKIEFPQINWNSVALVSDKSPYANFRSERWILVSVSNYPTDSLRKLVKIKGWQVLAIGNSKTPSDWSLKGAIFLSLEQQANLGFRVVDHLPYDSFVRKNVGYLFAIQHGAKKIFDADDRGDVIDNDLGKHFDVELIGEGARQDIILQYSHENPNRTIVNPYIHFGQRSVWPRGLPLENVGEIGHEEFYTEVFGGKQFIQQGISNGLPDVDSVFYFTRKPGLEAFDIRFDEHAPKVALPQGTMVPVNSFNTLYHSSAFWALMLPVSVSTMASDVLRGYWGQRLLWEIGGYVVVYPPTVHRYDRIESYPFSEEKDLHVNVGRLLKFLVSWRSSKHRLFEKILELSYVMAEEGFWTEKDVKFTAAWLQDLLAVGYQQPRLMSLELDRPRASIGHGDRKEFIPQKLPSVHLGVEETGVVNNEIGSLIRWRKNFGNVVLIMFCSGPVERTALEWRLLYGRIFRTVVILAEQKNADLAVEEGRLDFVYKQLLNIFSRFTSAEGFLFLHDNTILNYWNLLQADKSNLWITDKVSKSWSTVSTSGNSDWFSKQADMVKKVVSMMPVHFQVNYKETINSDQLLTVCSSDVFYIPRRFIADFTELVNLVDNLEIHHKVAIPMFFLSMDSPQNFDPVLSRMIYEENPPSTNSSTFYSDKVPAVHPWNVSSEQEFIKLIRIMAAGDLLLLELV, encoded by the exons ATGTTGGTCCAAGATCGTTCAACTCCGAAATCACCAAAAACCCATATCAGAGCGCTTCATTCTCTACACCCAGATCGCTTCACTGAGCCCAAAAACCTCGATTTCTCTACATGGTTCTCCGAAAACCTCTACAAGATCGTCACCATTTCGCTCCTAATCGCCACAGTCGCAGCTCTCTTCTTCCTCCGCAACGTCGCCGACACCGCTGCTCTCGTTTCCTACGAAACCCAAGCGAAGAGCCTTGAGAAGATCGAATTCCCTCAAATTAATTGGAATTCAGTTGCACTCGTTTCAGATAAGTCCCCTTACGCGAATTTTCGATCCGAGAGATGGATTCTTGTTTCGGTGTCGAATTATCCGACCGATTCGCTTCGGAAACTCGTGAAGATTAAGGGCTGGCAGGTCCTCGCAATTGGCAATTCGAAGACGCCTTCAGATTGGAGCCTCAAAGGTGCGATCTTTTTGTCTTTAGAACAGCAGGCGAATTTAGGGTTTCGGGTAGTGGATCACCTCCCTTATGATTCCTTTGTTAGGAAAAATGTTGGGTATCTTTTCGCGATCCAACATGGCGCAAAGAAGATCTTTGATGCTGATGATCGTGGGGACGTGATTGATAACGATCTCGGAAAGCATTTCGATGTAGAATTGATTGGTGAGGGTGCTAGGCAAGATATTATACTGCAATATAGTCACGAAAACCCTAATCGGACCATTGTGAATCCCTATATTCATTTCGGTCAGCGGTCGGTTTGGCCGAGGGGATTGCCATTGGAAAATGTAGGCGAGATTGGGCATGAAGAATTTTACACTGAGGTGTTTGGTGGCAAGCAATTTATACAGCAGGGAATTTCAAATGGCCTCCCTGATGTTGATTCAGTGTTCTATTTCACCCGAAAACCAGGTTTGGAGGCTTTTGATATTAGGTTTGATGAGCACGCTCCCAAAGTGGCCTTACCTCAAGGTACAATGGTGCCCGTTAATTCTTTCAATACGCTTTATCATTCTTCAGCATTTTGGGCTTTGATGCTTCCTGTTTCTGTTAGTACAATGGCTTCTGATGTGTTAAGGGGTTACTGGGGACAGAGGCTTTTGTGGGAAATTGGTGGGTATGTTGTGGTTTATCCCCCTACAGTTCATCGATATGATAGAATTGAATCATACCCATTTTCCGAAGAGAAAGATCTTCATGTGAATGTAGGTCGTTTACTCAAGTTCTTGGTTTCATGGAGGTCAAGTAAACATAGATTGTTCGAGAAGATATTGGAGTTAAGTTATGTTATGGCTGAGGAGGGATTTTGGACTGAGAAGGATGTGAAGTTTACGGCTGCTTGGCTTCAGGACTTGCTTGCCGTTGGGTACCAGCAACCAAGGCTAATGTCACTAGAATTGGATCGACCAAGGGCAAGCATTGGTCATGGCGACCGGAAGGAGTTTATTCCTCAAAAACTACCATCAGTCCATCTCGGAGTTGAGGAAACAGGGGTGGTGAATAACGAGATTGGGAGTTTGATTCGGTGGAGGAAGAATTTTGGTAATGTAGTGCTTATCATGTTCTGCAGTGGGCCTGTGGAACGTACTGCACTGGAGTGGCGATTGCTTTATGGCAGGATATTCAGAACTGTAGTTATTTTGGCAGAGCAGAAGAATGCAGATCTTGCTGTTGAAGAAGGGCGCTTGGACTTTGTATACAA GCAACTGCTCAATATATTTTCTCGCTTTACAAGCGCAGAAGGTTTTTTATTCCTTCATGACAATACCATTCTTAATTACTGGAATTTGCTGCAAGCAGACAAGAGCAATCTGTGGATTACAGACAAG GTATCCAAGTCTTGGTCAACTGTTTCGACCAGTGGCAACTCAGATTGGTTTTCAAAGCAAGCTGATATGGTAAAGAAAGTAGTCAGCATGATGCCAGTTCACTTCCAAGTCAATTACAAGGAAACTATAAACAGTGACCAGCTCCTCACGGTATGCAGCTCTGATGTATTTTACATTCCTCGGCGCTTCATTGCTGACTTTACCGAGCTTGTTAATCTAGTGGACAATCTGGAAATCCATCACAAGGTTGCAATACCCATGTTCTTTCTATCAATGGATTCACCTCAGAATTTTGACCCAGTTCTTAGTAGGATGATTTATGAAGAAAACCCACCTTCTACCAATTCCTCAACATTTTATTCTGACAAAGTACCAGCTGTTCACCCCTGGAATGTGTCAAGTGAGCAAGAGTTCATAAAGCTTATTAGAATCATGGCAGCAGGTGACCTTCTTCTGCTGGAGTTAGTTTGA
- the LOC104880104 gene encoding uncharacterized protein LOC104880104: MKYKGKGNVREYIMEMSHLASKLKALKLELSDDLFVHLVLISLPAQFNQFKVSYNCQKDKWTLNELISFCVQEEERLKQNKTESAHLASTSKDKGKRKNKDNKVAASNGPEQKKQKVEVTCFFCNKLGHTKKECTKYAAWRVKKGLPELPKTK, encoded by the exons ATGAAGTATAAAGGCAAGGGTAATGTTCGGGAGTACATCATGGAGATGTCTCATCTTGCTTCAAAACTTAAGGCTTTGAAACTCGAGTTATCTGATGATTTATTCGTGCATTTGGTTCTCATCTCTCTTCCTgcacaatttaatcaattcaagGTCAGTTATAACTGTCAAAAGGATAAATGGACTCTTAATGAGCTCATTTCATTCtgtgtgcaagaggaagagagattgaagcaaAACAAGACCGAAAGTGCTCATCTGGCTAGCACTTCCAAGGATAAGGGCAAACGAAAGAATAAGGATAATAAGGTTGCTGCTTCTAATGGTCcagaacaaaagaaacagaaagttgAGGTAACATGTTTCTTCTGTAATAAGCTTGGACATACTAAGAAGGAATGTACCAAGTATGCTGCTTGGCGTGTTAAGAAAG GGTTGCCTGAGTTACCGAAAACCAAGTGA
- the LOC132254214 gene encoding secreted RxLR effector protein 161-like: protein MQKIPYASAVGSLMYAQVCTRPDIAYIVGMLGRYLSNPGMDHWRAAKRVMRYLQRTKEYMLTYRRLDQLEFIGYSDSDFAGCQDSRRSISGYIYLLAGGAISWRSAKQTLVTSSTMEAEFVACYEASNQGIWLRNFVTGLRVLDAVQIYVTIDWSSND from the exons ATGCAGAAGATTCCTTACGCTTCGGCTGTGGGGAGTCTAATGTATGCTCAGGTATGTACAcgtccggatattgcgtacattgttggcATGTTAGGCAGATATCTAAGCAACCCTGGAATGGATCATTGGAGAGCAGCCAAGAGGGTTATGAGATATTTACAGAGAACAAAAGAGTACATGCTTACATATAGGAGATTGGATCAGTTAGAGTTCATTGGGTATTCCGACTCCGACTTTGCTGGATGCCAAGACAGTAGAAGATCCATATCAGGCTATATTTATCTGTTGGCTGGTGGAGCAATTTCATGGAGGTCTGCCAAACAGACACTCGTAACTTCATCCACCATGGAAGCAGAGTTTGTAGCATGTTATGAGGCATCCAATCAAGGAATATGGCTACGAAATTTTGTCACTGGGCTGCGTGTTCTGGATG CTGTGCAGATATATGTGACCATTGATTGGTCTAGTAACGATTGA
- the LOC104880103 gene encoding uncharacterized protein LOC104880103 yields MEEFPCPLERTAASALLLLSSSTTTTSPSLSPKLDFEDEPNKDGGSNSNSDDSGKRMESVVLSDSKACSSSLSSDGSSEEIHARRLRIVAVVAWCNEMKLKVVRKSRSKNYRSCHHRKITSGNPAKMASGSVSANTEVSCLSSGSSARSRYPSGGVGIGKAGLSSGDVRGKQLGSVHMRRRGEAILRLLSGGCSTEVRIRRVLGDSPDTSKALRMLLKLEEVKRTGEGGRQDPYIYRIA; encoded by the exons ATGGAAGAGTTTCCATGTCCACTAGAACGCACTGCTGCTTCAGCTCTTCTCCTGCTCTCTTCATCCACCACCACTACATCGCCCTCTCTCTCCCCAaa GCTTGATTTTGAGGACGAACCGAACAAAGATGGAGGAAGCAACAGCAACAGTGATGATAGTGGGAAGCGGATGGAGAGCGTGGTGTTGAGTGATTCGAAGGCTTGTTCTTCGTCCCTGAGTAGCGATGGTTCCTCTGAAGAGATCCATGCTCGGCGGCTCAGAATCGTTGCGGTTGTGGCTTGGTGCAATGAGATGAAGCTTAAG GTTGTGCGAAAGAGTCGCTCCAAAAACTACCGAAGCTGCCATCACCGGAAAATCACGTCTGGAAATCCCGCCAAGATGGCTTCTGGATCTGTGTCGGCGAACACAGAGGTTTCGTGCTTGTCAAGTGGTTCTAGCGCTCGAAGCCGATACCCCAGCGGTGGAGTTGGAATTGGAAAGGCTGGGCTGAGCAGTGGAGATGTGAGGGGGAAGCAGCTGGGCTCGGTTCACATGCGGCGCCGAGGCGAGGCGATTTTGAGGTTGTTATCTGGAGGGTGTTCTACTGAAGTCAGGATCCGTCGAGTGCTCGGTGACAGTCCTGACACCAGCAAAGCTCTCAGAAT GTTGTTAAAGCTGGAAGAAGTCAAAAGAACTGGGGAAGGAGGCAGGCAGGACCCCTATATTTACAGG ATAGCCTAA
- the CHLH gene encoding magnesium chelatase H subunit (The RefSeq protein has 4 substitutions compared to this genomic sequence) has translation MASLVSSPFTLPTSKVDQLSSFSQKHYFLHSFLPKKTNQANSKSCLRVKCAAIGSGLFTQTTPEVRRIVPDNDHGLPTVKVVYVVLEAQYQSALTAAVQTLNSKARYASFQVVGYLVEELRDEATYKTFCKGLEDANIFIGSLIFVEELALKVKAAVEKERDRLDAVLVFPSMPEVMRLNKLGSFSMSQLGQSKSPFFQLFKKKKSSAGFADSMLKLVRTLPKVLKYLPSDKAQDARLYILSLQFWLGGSPDNLMNFLKMISGSYVPALKRTKIEYSDPVLFLDSGIWHPLAPCMYDDVKEYLNWYGTRRDANEKLKGPNAPVIGLVLQRSHIVTGDESHYVAVIMELEARGAKVIPIFAGGLDFSGPVERFLIDPVTKRPFVNSVVSLTGFALVGGPARQDHPRAVEALMKLDVPYIVALPLVFQTTEEWLNSTLGLHPIQVALQVALPELDGGMEPIVFAGRDPRTGKSHALHKRVEQLCIRAIRWAELKRKSKAEKKLAITVFSFPPDKGNVGTAAYLNVFDSIFSVLKELKRDGYNVEGLPETSESLIEDVLHDKEAKFSSPNLNIAYKMGVREYQTLTPYATALEESWGKPPGNLNSDGENLLVYGKQYGNVFIGVQPTFGYEGDPMRLLFSKSASPHHGFAAYYSFVEKIFKADAVLHFGTHGSLEFMPGKQVGMSDVCYPDSLIGNIPNVYYYAANNPSEATIAKRRSYANTISYLTPPAENAGLYKGLKQLSELISSYQSLKDTGRGPQIVSSIISTAKQCNLDKDVSLPDEGEEISAKERDLVVGKVYSKIMEIESRLLPCGLHVIGEPPSAMEAVATLVNIAALNRPEEGISSLPAILAETVGRNIEDVYRGSDKGILKDVELLRQITDTSRGAISAFVERTTNKKGQVVDVADKLTSVFGFGLNEPWVQYLSSTKFYQADREKLRTLFAFLGECLKLVVADNELRSLKQALEGKYVEPGPGGDPIRNPKVLPTGKNIHALDPQSIPTAAALQSAMVVVDRLLERQKADNGGKYPETVALVLWGTDNIKTYGESLAQVLWMIGVRPVADTFGRVNRVEPVSLEELGRPRIDVVVNCSGVFRDLFINQMNLLDRAVKMVAELDEPADQNYVRKHALEQAQALGIEVRDAATRVFSNASGSYSSNINLAVENSSWNDEKQLQDMYLSRKSLAFDCDAPGAGMTEKRKVFEMALSTADATFQNLDSSEISLTDVSHYFDSDPTNLVQGLRKDGKKPNAYIADTTTANAQVRTLSETVRLDARTKLLNPKWYEGMMSSGYEGVREIEKRLTNTVGWSATSGQVDNWVYEEANSTFIQDEEMLKRLMNTNPNSFRKLVQTFLEANGRGYWETSEDNIEKLRQLYSEVEDKIEGIDR, from the exons ATGGCTTCTTTGGTGTCTTCCCCATTCACTTTACCCACCTCCAAAGTGGACCAACTCTCTTCATTCTCCCAAAAGCATTActttcttcattcttttcttcccaagaaaaccaaccaAGCCAACTCCAAGTCCTGCCTGAGAGTGAAATGTGCCGCAATTGGCAATGGCCTTTTCACCCAAACCACCCCCGAAGTCCGTAGAATTGTTCCCGACAACGATCATGGCCTCCCCACAGTCAAAGTTGTGTATGTTGTGTTGGAAGCTCAATACCAGTCAGCCCTTACGGCCGCTGTCCAGACTCTCAACAGCAAAGCCAGGTATGCTTCATTTCAAGTTGTGGGTTACTTGGTTGAGGAGCTTCGGGATGAAGCTACTTACAAGACTTTCTGTAAAGATCTTGAGGACGCAAATATATTTATTGGGTCTttgatttttgtggaagagttgGCCTTGAAGGTTAAGGCTGCAGTAGAGAAGGAGAGGGACAGGTTGGATGCAGTCTTGGTGTTCCCTTCAATGCCTGAAGTAATGAGACTAAACAAGTTGGGTTCTTTTAGTATGTCTCAGCTTGGGCAATCGAAGAGTCCCTTTTTTCAGCTCTTCAAGAAGAAGAAGTCCTCCGCTGGGTTTGCAGACAGTATGTTGAAGCTCGTGAGGACATTGCCGAAGGTTTTGAAGTACTTGCCTAGTGATAAGGCTCAAGATGCTAGGCTTTATATACTGAGTTTGCAGTTTTGGCTTGGTGGGTCCCCTGataatttgatgaatttcttgaaaatgatttctGGGTCTTATGTTCCAGCCCTGAAGAGGACTAAAATCGAGTATTCAGATCCGGTTCTGTTCTTGGATAGCGGTATTTGGCATCCTTTGGCTCCTTGTATGTATGATGACGTGAAGGAGTATTTGAATTGGTATGGAACTAGGAGGGATGCTAATGAGAAGCTTAAAGGCCCAAATGCGCCTGTAATTGGGCTAGTTCTGCAGAGAAGTCATATTGTTACTGGGGATGAGAGTCACTATGTGGCTGTGATTATGGAGCTGGAGGCAAGAGGAGCTAAAGTGATACCGATATTCGCGGGAGGGCTGGATTTTTCAGGCCCAGTTGAGAGATTTTTGATCGATCCGGTTACTAAGAGGCCATTCGTGAATTCAGTGGTCTCCCTGACTGGTTTTGCTCTTGTTGGGGGGCCAGCGAGGCAGGACCATCCAAGGGCTGTTGAGGCATTGATGAAACTTGATGTTCCTTACATTGTTGCATTGCCTTTGGTGTTTCAAACAACTGAGGAGTGGCTGAATAGTACTCTGGGGCTTCACCCAATTCAGGTTGCCCTGCAGGTTGCTCTTCCAGAGCTGGATGGAGGCATGGAGCCCATTGTTTTTGCTGGCCGGGATCCTAGAACAG GGAAATCGCATGCTCTACACAAGAGGGTTGAGCAACTCTGCATCAGAGCGATCAGATGGGCTGAACTTAAAAGGAAATCAAAG GCAGAGAAGAAGCTTGCAATCACTGTCTTCAGTTTCCCTCCAGACAAAGGAAATGTTGGAACAGCTGCATACCTTAACGTATTCGACTCCATTTTCTCTGTCTTAAAAGAACTCAAAAGGGATGGTTACAATGTTGAGGGCCTGCCAGAGACCTCTGAATCCCTGATTGAAGATGTGCTTCATGACAAAGAAGCTAAATTCAGCAGCCCAAATCTCAATATTGCTTACAAAATGGGTGTCCGGGAGTATCAAACCCTTACTCCCTATGCTACAGCATTGGAAGAGAGCTGGGGAAAGCCTCCAGGCAATCTAAATTCTGATGGGGAGAATCTCTTGGTCTATGGAAAACAGTATGGAAATGTCTTCATTGGGGTTCAACCTACGTTTGGCTACGAGGGTGATCCTATGCGGCTCCTTTTCTCCAAATCTGCTAGCCCACATCATGGGTTTGCAGCTTACTATTCTTTtgttgagaaaattttcaaggCCGATGCTGTTCTTCACTTTGGCACTCACGGGTCACTTGAATTCATGCCTGGAAAACAGGTTGGAATGAGTGATGTTTGCTACCCTGATAGTCTTATTGGGAATATTCCCAATGTTTATTACTATGCAGCTAATAATCCATCTGAAGCCACCATCGCCAAGCGCCGGAGCTATGCAAATACCATTAGCTATTTGACTCCTCCCGCAGAAAACGCTGGACTTTACAAGGGACTCAAGCAACTTAGTGAGCTTATCTCCTCGTATCAATCTCTCAAAGACACGGGTCGTGGCCCGCAGATTGTGAGCTCCATTATTAGCACAGCTAAACAATGCAATCTTGACAAGGATGTGAGCCTTCCTGATGAAGGGGAAGAAATCTCTGCAAAAGAACGAGACCTTGTGGTTGGAAAGGTGTATTCTAAAATTATGGAAATTGAGTCCCGACTTTTGCCTTGTGGGCTACATGTCATTGGCGAGCCTCCATCTGCAATGGAAGCTGTTGCAACACTGGTTAACATTGCTGCATTGAACCGTCCTGAAGAGGGGATTTCATCACTCCCAGCTATATTAGCTGAGACTGTTGGAAGAAATATTGAGGATGTCTATAGAGGAAGTGACAAGGGAATACTGAAGGATGTTGAGCTTCTTCGCCAAATTACCGACACATCACGTGGAGCTGTCTCTGCCTTTGTGGAGCGAACAACTAATAAGAAAGGTCAAGTTGTTGATGTAGCTGATAAGCTGACCTCAGTCTTCGGGTTTGGCTTGAATGAACCTTGGGTTCAATACTTGTCAAGCACAAAATTTTACCAGGCGGACAGGGAGAAGCTTAGAACATTGTTTGCATTCCTAGGAGAGTGTTTGAAGCTGGTCGTGGCAGATAATGAGCTGAGAAGTTTaaaacaagctttggagggAAAATATGTGGAGCCTGGTCCTGGTGGTGATCCAATTAGAAACCCGAAAGTGTTGCCAACAGGAAAGAATATTCATGCCCTGGATCCACAATCTATACCCACTGCAGCAGCATTGCAGAGCGCAATGGTTGTGGTAGATAGGTTGCTTGAGAGGCAGAAGGCTGACAATGGTGGAAAGTACCCTGAGACAGTTGCCCTTGTGTTGTGGGGAACGGATAACATTAAGACTTATGGGGAGTCACTGGCTCAAGTCCTGTGGATGATCGGTGTGAGGCCAGTTGCTGATACCTTTGGCCGTGTCAACCGGGTGGAGCCGGTTAGTCTCGAAGAGCTTGGAAGGCCTAGAATCGATGTTGTTGTTAACTGCTCAGGAGTCTTCAGAGACCTCTTCATCAACCAG ATGAACCTCCTTGACCGGGCAGTGAAGATGGTTGCTGAGCTAGACGAGCCAGCAGACCAGAACTATGTCAGGAAGCATGCACTAGAGCAAGCTCAAGCCCTTGGCATTGAGGTTCGAGACGCTGCAACCCGTGTCTTCTCTAATGCATCAGGCTCATACTCATCCAATATAAATCTTGCTGTTGAGAATTCCTCATGGAATGATGAGAAGCAGCTGCAAGACATGTACTTGAGCCGGAAGTCCTTCGCATTTGACTGTGACGCCCCTGGTGCAGGCATGACTGAGAAGAGGAAGGTCTTTGAGATGGCTCTAAGCACAGCTGATGCCACATTCCAAAACCTTGACTCATCAGAAATCTCACTCACTGATGTGAGTCACTACTTCGACTCAGATCCCACTAATCTAGTGCAGGGCCTAAGGAAGGACGGCAAGAAGCCTAATGCATACATTGCTGACACAACCACAGCTAATGCCCAG GTGAGGACACTTTCTGAGACTGTCCGGCTTGATGCTCGGACCAAGCTGTTGAACCCCAAATGGTATGAAGGAATGATGTCAAGTGGGTATGAGGGCGTCCGGGAAATCGAAAAGAGGCTGACAAATACAGTTGGGTGGAGTGCAACCTCAGGCCAAGTTGACAATTGGGTCTATGAAGAAGCCAACTCGACTTTCATTCAAGACGAGGAGATGCTAAAGAGACTCATGAACACCAATCCGAATTCTTTCAGGAAGTTGGTGCAGACCTTCTTGGAGGCCAATGGAAGGGGGTACTGGGAAACATCAGAAGATAATATCGAAAAGTTGAGGCAGTTGTACTCAGAAGTTGAGGACAAGATTGAAGGAATTGATCGGTAA